The genomic region GGAAACGTTTTTGAAAAGTTCTTTCAGGAGATAAACATTTCTCTGCCCTGAACTGATAGAAGAGGGAAGGGAGATTTTCCCATTTTTTAAAGGGATGGATAAAAGATATTTATCTACAGATTTATTAAAGAAAGAAGATTCCTGTCTGGATTTGGGATCCATAATCAGAGAATAGAAATCGGTATCCATTACAATCTTCTCTATTTCTTTTCCGGAATAGCCTGAAGCATACAATCCTCCGACAATAGCTCCCATGCTGGTTCCGGAGATATAATCGACTTTCACTCCCAATGAATCCAGAACTTTCAGCACTCCCACATGTGAAAAACCTTTGGCACCGCCACCGGCAAGTGAAAGGCCGATTCTCGGATTTTTCGGTATGACGAGATCCTTTTTCACTTGGGAATGGATCATCATAAGCTGGAATACGAAGAGAAGGATCAGGAGTTTTCTCATAACTAGTCTTTTATATAAATCCGTTTCACCCGGGGCGAAATGGAGGTTAACACTTCATAGGTTATTGTTTTGCAGTAGCCTGCGAATTCTTTTAAACTTGGTTTTGCATTAAATACGGTAACAGTATCACCTTCTTTTACATTGGGTATCTGGTCTACATTAATCATCATCATATCCATACAGATATTTCCAACAATGGGAGCCAGTATTTTGTTAATGCCCACATTTCCAACCTGGTTTCCTATCAGTCTCGGGATTCCGTCTGCATATCCTACAGGAATGGTAGCGATCTTTGCTGCATGATCCGGTTTGTATTTTCTGCTGTAGCCAACAGATTCTCCGGTGTCTACTGTTGATATCTGTGAAATTACGGTTTTAAAACTTACGACTGACTGAAGCTGTTTTTGTATTTCACTGTTTGGTGATTCTCCGATCATTCCAATCCCGATCCTTACCATGTCATACTGATGTGCTGTATAACTTGTTATTCCGGAAGAATTCAGGATATGACGGATAGGAGCGTAGCCCAGTTTTTCAATCAGATAAGAGGAATTTTTTTCAAAAACTTCAAGCTGTTTGAATGTAAATTCCTTTTCTTCAGGCATATCAGAAGAAGATAAATGACTGAATAAGCTCTGAACCTTTACATTTTTACTATTTAAAGTTTCACTGAGCTGGTCCAGTTCAAAATCTTTAAAACCAAGACGGTGCATCCCTGTCTCCAGTTTAATGTGGATAGGGTATTTTTTATCATAGCCGGATTTCTGTACGGCTTCATAGAACAGTTCCAAAACCCTGAAACTGTAAATTTCCGGTTCGAGGTTATATTCAATAATGGTTTCGTAGCTGTGCTGTTCAGGATTCATAACCACAATAGGAGTGGTGATCCCTTTTTTACGTAGTTCTACCCCTTCATCAGCGTAAGCAACCCCCAGATAATCAATATGATGGTGCTGCAGGAATTCAGAAATTTCATAACTCCCTAGTCCATAGGCATTGGCTTTTACCATAGCCATCATTTTTGTTCCCGGTTTCAGCAGTGATTTATGATAGTTGATGTTATGAAGGATGGCATTCAGATTGATTTCAAGTACGGTATCGTGTTTTCTGAGTTCAAGGATATCTTTAAGTTTTTCAATCTCAAATTTTCTTGCTCCTTTAAGCAGGATGATCTGGTTTTCAATTTCTGTAAGCTTTTTACTTTCAATGAGTTCCTGGGTGTTGACGAAAGTAGAAGTTTCAGCTTTAAATAGTTCACTAAACTTTGATATTTCATCACCGATCAGGAATACAGAATCAAAATTCTGATCATTCACCAGTTCTGAAACTTCCTCATAGAGTGCTTTGGAATTTGAATTTACACCTACAATATCTGTTAAAACCAACGATTTTTCAGGCTTATTATATTCATTCAGGAATTGAAGGGCAGTTTTCAGGGAATCCAGATCCAGGTTAAAGGAATCATTGATTACGATATTATTCTTAATTCCTTCAATAGCTTCAAGACGCATTTCTACGGCCTTCAGAGAATTAATTTTTTCAATGATCTTTTGAGTATCAATATTCAGTTCCTTTAAAACTGTGATCAAAGCCAGAGCATTCGTTAATGTGGCTTCATCTCTTTGATTAACAGGGAAAGAAAATTCTTCATCAAAATAAACTACTGTGATCTTTTCATCTTTGGAAGCACCTTCTTTGATGAAAACCTGGTTATCCTGCTTAAGCCCGTAAGAAATTAATTTCTTACTTGAATATAATTCTTTTATTTTATTGTTAACCAATGAATTGTCACCATTGTAAATAATAACTTCAGAGTCTTTGAAGAGCTTTATTTTTTCACTGATCAATTCATCTTCAGATTTAAAATTGGCAGCGTGGGCAGTTCCGATATGAGTAAGCAGTCCGATCTGAGGATGGAATATATTTTCCAGTTTTTCCATCTCGTGAGGCTTTGAAATTCCCACTTCAAAAATTCCAAGCTCGTAAGAACTGTTAATCTGAAGAAGGGAAAGGGGAAGGCCGATCTGGGAATTGAAACTCTTCGGGCTTTTAACGGTGGGGAATTCGTTCCAAAGACATTGGTAAAGCCATTCCTTTAAAATGGTTTTTCCGTTGCTTCCGGTAATTCCGATAGATTTCAGATGGGAGTTTTCGAAATGATATTTGGCAAGTTTCTGAAGAAAATCTACCGAATTTTCAACAATGATCCATGTTATGTTTTCAAACTGCGGGTACTGATGTTCAGAAATAATCACACCGATACCGCGGTCCACAGCAGATTCAATAAATTTTTCCCCGGAGTTTTTATGCGTATTAATTGCAATAAAAGCCGTATTTTTTGTTGAATAAATAATCCTGCTGTCAAACGCTATATTTCTGATCACTAAATCTTTATCCCCAATGATCTGTGCGTTGGTGATTGCTGCAATTTGTTTTACTGTATAGTTCATTGATACCTCCTTCTCTTTATTTCTGAATAAAACGGTTATTTAGCGAAAGCGGGAACGGATTTTATACAATATCCTTTTGCAGTTCCGCCTTTTTACGTTTTACAAATCTTATTATTTTTTCTTCTTTAAAAGTACTTCGTCTATAAAAACCCGGCGGCTCACCGCTTCATAGCTTTCTGTTTCGCCTAGCTCTACCAGGTTATTTCCCTGGGAAGTTCTCATAGAATAATTGGCCAGATTTCCTGTTCTCTTGCAAATGGCATGCACTTTCGTAACATACTCTGCGGTGGCCATCAGGTTGGGCATAGGTCCGAAAGGACGCCCCAGGAAATCCATATCAAGCCCTGCCACAACCACTCTTATTCCGCTGTTAGCAAGCTGGTTGGCGATGTCAACAATGCTTTCATCAAAAAACTGTGCTTCATCTATCCCTACTACATCGCAATTGGAAGCAAGCAGAAGAATTTCATTGGGATTATCTACTGCCGTGCTGCGGATTTTGTTCTGATTATGGGAAACAACATCTTCTTCAGAATATCGTGTATCCAGTCTCGGTTTAAAAATTTCCACGTTCTGTCCTGCCATTTCTGCTCTGCGTAATCTCCGGATCAGCTCTTCGGTTTTTCCCGAGAACATAGAGCCACAAATAACTTCCATCCAACCGCTTTGTTTGGAATGATTAATTGTATTTTCTAAAAACATTTGTTAAATTAGCCGTATATTTTTAAGATCAAAAGTAAGCAATTTTAATAAGATTCTTATTATGCAGAACATCCAAGATTTAAAGGAAAAAATTTTTTTTGAATCCAAAAATATCATTGATATTTTGGAAAAAATAAACAATGTGGACGAATTACTTTCCAAGCAGGATCTTGTAGATGAGCTTGCGAACAGGATCTCATTTTTGAGGCTTCTGGAAAAAAATATTGACTATTTTATTACGGATTCACAACAGAATTCAGATAATCAGTATGTTTCTTCAAGCCAGGATGATGGGCATGAATCCCACAATGAAGTGACGGAAGAGGAGGCAATTTTCAATAATGAATTTAATGAGATTGATGAAAACGAAGGTGAAAACTATTCAGTTGCATCACAGGATGAAGAGGAAAAATTTAATCATCAGCTTGATGAGATCGTAGAAAATGAATTCCATGAAAATATAATCAGTTTTGCAGAAGAAAATTACAGCAATGATTCTTCTGAAATGCTTCGGGAAAAAGCTTCTCACAACGAAGTTACGGAAGAAGAAGCTGTTTTCAACAATCAGCTGAACGAAATTGATGAAAATGAAACATTCAATACCCAGGAAAAAGTCTTCAGTTTTGTTGACGAAGAAAGAATCCTTGCCGGAGCCGAGCCGGATAATGATGAAGATCTGAATGAAGATTTATTCATTAATGAAATTACAGAAGAAGAGGCTGTTTTTAATAATCAACTCAATGAAATTGACGAAGATGAAGGGAACGTTTCACATGAAACAATTACTTCTGATGACCTTCAGGAAGAAACAAATTATACGTCAGTTACAGATAAAAACGGAGAGCAGGCAGAAAGAATTCCAAGCATCTTTGATAACGAAATGCTGGAAGATGAAATACTGATTGAGGAAAATGAAGAACAGTTCGTAGTATCTAATGTTACCATAGAACAGGGAGAAATGCTTACGGAAACTTCCAATGTGGAAAGTATTCTTAACGAAATAAAAAATGATCCTCCTGCAGAAGAAAAGCAGGAAACGATCCTTGCAGAAGTATATGACAGAAGAAAAATTGTTGAAATAGACAAGCCCCTTCCGGAAACTGAAAAAGAAAAACCTGCTTCTGATGAAAGTTTTGAGGATCTGGATGCTTACCAGCGAGAGAAAAAAATAAAACTGGCCAACATCAAGGGATTAAAAGCTGTGCAAACCCTTTTCGATGATGATCCCCTGGAAAGGGAAACTCCTCAGGAAAAACCAGTTCCTGAAGTGAAAGAAGAGCAGGGAAGCATTCTGAAAACAAATATTCCGACCAATTTCATGGAAGCGGATAAGGTAAAACCTGAGTTCAGGCTGGACCTGAATGACAGGATTGCTTTTTCAAAAATGCTCTTTGACGGAAGCCAGTCGGATCTGAATGAAACAGTAACCCGTCTGAACGGATTCAGAAATCTGGAAGAAGCAAAAGAATATCTCAGCGATCTTTATTATGAAAGGAAGTGGAATAAAGTAGATGAATATGCCCAGAGACTCTGGGTATTGGTAGAAAATAAATTCTTATAATTTTGAGCGGAATCTTATATTTTGTTCCCACACCGGTCGGGAACTTAGAAGATATGACTTTCAGGGCAGTAAAGGTCCTTAAGGAAGTTGATTATATTTTATGTGAAGATACAAGAACTTCAGGGATACTTTTAAAGCATTTTGAAATCTCAAAACCTTTGAAATCCTACCATCTCCATAACGAACACCAGGCTACGGAAAAAGTGATTGCCGACCTTAAAAGCGGCCAGAATATCGCTATTATTACCGATGCAGGAACTCCCGGAATTTCAGATCCGGGTTATCTTTTGGCAAAAGCAGGATCAGATAATGATATTGAAATGATTTGCCTTCCCGGAGCAACAGCCTTAATTCCCGCACTTGTAGTGTCCGGGCTTCCGAATAATGAATTCTTATTTGCCGGATTCCTGCCTCAGAAAAAAGGAAGGCAGACAAAACTGAAACAGTTGGCAGAAGAGAAGAAAACCATTGTTTTATATGAAAGCCCGCATAAGATCAATACAACGCTGGAGCAGATTAAAGAATTCTTTGGTGAAGAGACCAAAGCAAGTCTGAGCCGTGAAATTTCCAAAAAATTTGAAGAAACCAAAAGAGGAACGATCAATGAATTAATTGAATTTTCCAAAAGTAAAACTTTAAAAGGAGAGATTGTTCTTATCGTAAATAATTCTCTTTGAATTCATTTGGGAATTTAGTTTTCGCACCCAGGCCAATCAGCATTCCAAAATACTTTTATCAAAAAAAGATAAATAAAGTTCTATGCTTATTCTGAAGCATGGTGAACGGTTTATGATTCAAGTGTTATTGAAGAAGATATGAATTCTTATTTCACAAAATTTAAAAATCTGGGCAAGCGTTTTTAGGATATGATAAAAAACAGAGAAAAATTTTCACTAATTTGATGATTTGAAATGCATTGAATAACAAATTATAATATCTTTGCGCACTAATTAATTTGTATAAAATTAAATATGCTAAATTGCCGTTTTTAAAGACGCAAATATTTACCACGAATATAATTATCAAGAGATATGATGAAACTATTAGAAGGAAAAGTAGCACTAATTACCGGAGCTACAAGAGGAATCGGGAAGAAAATTGCTGAAATGTACGCTCAACAGGGTGCAAAAGTAGCATTTACCTATGCCGGCTCTGTAGAAAAAGCTAAGGAATTGGAAGCAGCTTTAAGTTCTGTAACCCAGATCAAAGGATATCAGTCTGACGCATCAGATTATGATGCAGCCCAGAAGCTAATTGATGATGTAATGGAAGAGTTCGGAAAAATTGATATTCTGATCAACAATGCAGGAATTACCAGAGACAACCTGCTGTTGAGAATGTCCAGGGAAGACTGGGATCAGGTAATGAGAATCAATCTGGATTCTGTATTTAACCTTACAAAAGCGGTAATCAAGCCGATGATGAAAGCTAAATCAGGATCTATTGTCAATATGACTTCTGTAGTTGGAATCAGCGGAAACGCAGGACAGTCCAACTATGCAGCTTCTAAAGCCGGAGTAATCGGGTTTACTAAATCTATTGCATTGGAATTAGGATCAAGAAATATCAGATGTAATGCAATTGCTCCGGGATTCACAGAAACTGAAATGACAGCGGATCTGGATGAAAAAACGCTTCAGGCATGGAGAGAAAGAATCCCTATGAAAAGAGCAGGACAGACAAGCGATGTTGCCAATGCCTGTATATTCTTAGGAAGTGAAATGTCCTCTTACATTACAGGACAAACCCTGAACGTAGACGGCGGAATGCTGACTTAAAAATAAATCTGTTTACACTTAAAAACCGGCTGCACATCATTTGTACAGCCGGTTTTTATTTATATAAGAATCAAAAAATCTGCTCGATCTGCAAAATCAGAGAGAACTTATCTTCCAATACATCCATTAATCTTTAAATATCTGGTTTTCCTGCTCCTGAACCCTGATAAAAGTAGTCCTTTTTGAAAGCTCCTTAAGCTTTGAAGCCCCTACATAAGTACATGTGGAACGTACACCACCCAAAATATCCTTTACCGTCTCCGAAACAGGGCCTTTATAAGCAGCTTTCACTGTTTTTCCTTCCGAAGCACGGTATTCTGCCACACCTCCGGAATGTTTATCCATCGCAGTTTTAGAACTCATGCCATAAAATAAACGAAACTTTTTGCCGTTTTCTTCAATAATTTCACCACCGCTTTCATCATGTCCTGCGAACATCCCGCCCAGCATAACAAAATCTGCACCTCCTCCGAAAGCTTTGGCCACATCACCCGGAACTTTACAGCCTCCGTCAGCAATAATATGTCCGCCTAAACCATGTGCAGCATCAGAACATTCAATAATAGCTGAAAGCTGAGGATAACCGACACCGGTTTTTACTCTGGTTGTACACACCGAACCTGGCCCTATGCCTACTTTGATGATGTCTGCACCTACCAAAAGGAGCTCTTCCACCATTTCTCCGGTTACCACATTTCCTGCCATAATGATCTTATCAGGAAAATTAGCCCTTGCTTTCTTCACAAATCCAACAAAATGTTCTGAATAACCGTTGGCTACATCTATGCAGAGAAATTCAATTTTTGGGTGCTTTTCGAGGATCAGGCGGAGTTTTTCCTCATCAGCCTTTCCTGTACCTGTACTTAATGCGATATACTGATAGATGCTTTCAGGCTGACTGTCCAGAAACTGGCTCCATTCTTCAGGGGTGTAATGCTTGTGAATGGCTGTAATAATTTTATCTTTCGCCAATTCTACTGCCATTTCAAAAGTTCCTACGGTATCCATATTGGCAGCGATCAGGGGAACGCCTCTCCATTTCTTTTTGGTGTGCCTGAAAGTGAATTCCCTTTCAAGGTCAACTTCCGAACGGGATTTTAATGTAGAACGTTTGGGGCGGAACATTACATCTTTGAACCCGAGCTTTATATCATATTCTATTCTCATAATCTGGAAAATTAATAAGAATAAATTTAGGGAAAAGTTTTAAGGAAAAATGGAAAAGAAAGGGTTTTATAAGTTTTTTAACCTGAATATGGATTAGGCTGGAAGAAAGAAGCTGGGAGAAGGAATTTTCTGAAAATATGTAGGCAAATCAGGGGTTAAATACCGGGTCTATTAAGATAAGAAAAAGGCGCAAAATTATCTTTTCATGCCCCATAAGTTTATTTTTCCTCTGTGCATAAAGCCCAGCTTTTCATACAATACTTTAGCTCCCGTATTACTTTCCGCAACATGCAGAAAAGGAGTTTTTCCGTCTTCAAAGATCTTTCCTGAAACAAAAGTTACCAGCTGTTTAGCCAGGCCTTTTCCCAGATGGTTCGTATCTGTAATTACGGCACTTACTTCCGTCATATCATTCATCTGCATTCTTTCACCTGTGACAGCCACTAATTTTCTGTCCTTAAAAATCCCGAAATAGCGCCCCAATTCCGGAGTCCTGGGTTTAAAATAGTGAGGATAGAACTTCATAACAAATTCCAGAAGCTCATCCTGATTTTCGTCTTTCAGTTCAATAATTTCTTCTGTAAGATCCATTTGAACTGGATTTTCCAGAATATACTGATCACATACAAGTAATGACAGATCAGTTTTTAGATTTCCCGGATCAGGTTTAGCCCCGAAAATCAGAAAATCATTACAGATTTCTGCATAATCAGTGATGTCTTTTTCTTTTGAAACTATAGCTGCACCACCGAAAGAAGCTACTTCAGGGTTATAGAATTTCGTGTCCCCAAAATTAAAGCAGAACTTTTCATGATATTCATTAAGTGAATGGTAAACAGGATTGTCTAGCTTTTCGTACATCAGTCGAAATTCATTACTTCTTCAAGCGTTTTCATATATTCATAAGCTGTAAGATCGAATTTTACAGGGACAATTGAAATATATCCGTTAGCGAGAGCCGTTTCATCAGCATCTTCAGAATCATCCATATTGTTGAAATACCCGGTCAGCCAGTAATATTTTTTTCCGTGGGGATTTACTCTTTCATCAAAGCTTTCTTCCCATTTTGCGTTGGCCTGTTTGCATACTTTTACGCCTTTGATTTCTCCTGTGGTTAGCTTAGGAATATTAACATTCAATACGATTCCTTTTGGCATTGGGTTTTCAAGAGTTCTTCTTACAATATTCTGTATATGTTGTTTTGCCTGGGTAAAATCGGCTTCCCAGCTGAAATCAAGAAGAGAAAATCCGATGGCAGGAATTCCTTCCACACCTGCTTCTACAGCTGCCGACATAGTCCCTGAATAAATCACGTTAATTGAAGAATTAGCCCCATGATTAATCCCCGAAACTACAATGTCCGGTCTTCTTGTAAGAATCTTGTCAAGAGCCATTTTCACACAGTCTACAGGGGTGCCGCTGCATGAAAAGTCAGTTTGCGGACCGTCAAGAGTTACTTCTTCGTAGCTTAATGTGGAATTGATTGTAATAGCGTGGCCTTTTCCACTTTGAGGAGAGTTGGGTGCAACAACTATAACTTCTCCTATTTCGTTCATGAATTGTATAAGGTTTCTGATACCAGGTGCGGTGATTCCATCGTCATTAGTTACCAGAATAAGTGGTCTTTCCATAAAATATTTTAATTTTTACAAATATACAATGTCAATTGTTCATATTGTAATTTTATCTTTTTTAAAAAACCTTTCTAAAAAAATAATTTCTCTTTTTAACACGACGAGTTCTGTCGTTTTCTTAATGGATATTTGCCCTAGAAAAAAAAACAGAAAATGCAAAATGATATTAAAAAGTAGAGTGGATATCCATTAGATAAGACACCATCTTAAAAAATAAAGCTAAATCTTCGAAAGGAGTATACTAAAAATAAACTTTTCAAAAATCTAAACAAACTGCTGAAGGTGAGAAGTGATAATCAAGCCTGCAGCATACAATTAAACAAATTTACGAAAATGAAATCAAAAGACGAATTAAAACAATTATTTGAAAACGGAGACAAACCCATACAAGAAAATTTTTGGGATTGGCAAGATTCCTATTGGCATAAAGAAGAAAAATTACCCTTAGAACAGGTCAATTATGATTTTTCACAAAAGGCGGATCTGGTAGACGGAAAAGTTCCTGCTTCCCAGCTTCCAGGTTATGTTGATGATATATTGGAATTTACAAATTTAGCAACTTTTCCAATTACAGGTGAGCAAGGAAAATTATATATGGCTTTAGATACGAATAAGTTATATAGATGGAGTGGTTCAATTTATGTAGATGTTACTCAACTGTCTAATTTGCAAAATGTTATGAATAATGGAAGCCATGCTACTTTACAAAATTCTAATTATTTATCTCAATCAGATTTTGACTCTTCCGGTATTCAATTTTTTGCCAACAGAACCAATGGAGTTTATGAATGGGGACAAATAACAGCTTCTGCAGGTAACGTTGTCTTAATGACAGGAGACAATAATTCAGGAAGTGGATTTGGGTATGGGGTATATGCAACAAATACTGATGGTTTACTCATATTTCCTAAAGAATTAAAAGCAGACTCATCTTTTACAAAAATATTAGTATCCAAACCTGATGGAACCATTGGACTAACAGATATTTCAAATACACAGGATAGTTTACAAACTGTTGTGGATAAAGGAAATACATCTAATAAAGATATTGAGATTTCATCTTCAACAAAAGGTCTTATTTTACACTCACCAAATGGAAGCAGATATAAAATATCAGTAAACAATTCAGGAGACTTAATAACAACTTTAATCCCTTAATTTGGGGTTGCTCCCTTTGTTGCGGTAAAATTCTTATACTCTTTATTTTTAAGAATATGAAAAGATCAGAAAAAAATTAAAGCTTAGTGTTTAAGGTTCAGGCAGTATATTTAAGTGGGCAGCGAGGCAATGTATCTTCGCTAGCTCAGGAATTGGGGATCTGCAGAGAAAGTCTGGTCAATTTGATAAAACTTCACAAAGAAAAAGAATACGCGAGTGAGTTTCTTGTCTAATTGTGAAATAACGATATTTTTTGCATCATTATTCCATGTGTAGACGCTATTTACAAAAATGAATCACTATTCCATTGTATTTCTTTTAACAAAAAAACTCAAAACTGTCCGATAATTATAAATAAGGTATTAAATTTGATAGTTTGTAACAGCGAATTAATTGCTGCTACTAATTATAGTACATTTTTAAAAATTAATAAATAAAGACCGTTTATGTGGAAAAATTTCAAACTGAATAAATTTTTACTCCTGATTCCATTAACAAGTCTAATGTTTTGTTTCAACTCGCCAAAAAATGACGATGAAAAGATGCAGACGATTATGGTGAGCGTAAAGAATACACTCTCTTATTTACATTACAGCCCGAAACCCATCAATGATGCCTATTCCAAGGACGTTTATAAACATTATTTCGAGTTGGTAGACCCTGCAAAAAGATATTTTCTGCAATCTGATATGGATGAATTCAGCAAGCATGAAACAAAGCTTGACGACTATATCAGCCAGGGCGATCTCACATTCTATAAACTTACCATCGACAGGCTGTACCAGAGAGTAGATGAAATAGACAAGATCACTCAGGATATCTTCAGCAAGCCCATCAACCTTCAGGAAGATGAAACATTAACTCTC from Chryseobacterium shigense harbors:
- a CDS encoding bifunctional UDP-N-acetylmuramoyl-tripeptide:D-alanyl-D-alanine ligase/alanine racemase translates to MNYTVKQIAAITNAQIIGDKDLVIRNIAFDSRIIYSTKNTAFIAINTHKNSGEKFIESAVDRGIGVIISEHQYPQFENITWIIVENSVDFLQKLAKYHFENSHLKSIGITGSNGKTILKEWLYQCLWNEFPTVKSPKSFNSQIGLPLSLLQINSSYELGIFEVGISKPHEMEKLENIFHPQIGLLTHIGTAHAANFKSEDELISEKIKLFKDSEVIIYNGDNSLVNNKIKELYSSKKLISYGLKQDNQVFIKEGASKDEKITVVYFDEEFSFPVNQRDEATLTNALALITVLKELNIDTQKIIEKINSLKAVEMRLEAIEGIKNNIVINDSFNLDLDSLKTALQFLNEYNKPEKSLVLTDIVGVNSNSKALYEEVSELVNDQNFDSVFLIGDEISKFSELFKAETSTFVNTQELIESKKLTEIENQIILLKGARKFEIEKLKDILELRKHDTVLEINLNAILHNINYHKSLLKPGTKMMAMVKANAYGLGSYEISEFLQHHHIDYLGVAYADEGVELRKKGITTPIVVMNPEQHSYETIIEYNLEPEIYSFRVLELFYEAVQKSGYDKKYPIHIKLETGMHRLGFKDFELDQLSETLNSKNVKVQSLFSHLSSSDMPEEKEFTFKQLEVFEKNSSYLIEKLGYAPIRHILNSSGITSYTAHQYDMVRIGIGMIGESPNSEIQKQLQSVVSFKTVISQISTVDTGESVGYSRKYKPDHAAKIATIPVGYADGIPRLIGNQVGNVGINKILAPIVGNICMDMMMINVDQIPNVKEGDTVTVFNAKPSLKEFAGYCKTITYEVLTSISPRVKRIYIKD
- a CDS encoding thymidine kinase; the encoded protein is MFLENTINHSKQSGWMEVICGSMFSGKTEELIRRLRRAEMAGQNVEIFKPRLDTRYSEEDVVSHNQNKIRSTAVDNPNEILLLASNCDVVGIDEAQFFDESIVDIANQLANSGIRVVVAGLDMDFLGRPFGPMPNLMATAEYVTKVHAICKRTGNLANYSMRTSQGNNLVELGETESYEAVSRRVFIDEVLLKKKK
- the rsmI gene encoding 16S rRNA (cytidine(1402)-2'-O)-methyltransferase, coding for MSGILYFVPTPVGNLEDMTFRAVKVLKEVDYILCEDTRTSGILLKHFEISKPLKSYHLHNEHQATEKVIADLKSGQNIAIITDAGTPGISDPGYLLAKAGSDNDIEMICLPGATALIPALVVSGLPNNEFLFAGFLPQKKGRQTKLKQLAEEKKTIVLYESPHKINTTLEQIKEFFGEETKASLSREISKKFEETKRGTINELIEFSKSKTLKGEIVLIVNNSL
- the fabG gene encoding 3-oxoacyl-[acyl-carrier-protein] reductase; the encoded protein is MKLLEGKVALITGATRGIGKKIAEMYAQQGAKVAFTYAGSVEKAKELEAALSSVTQIKGYQSDASDYDAAQKLIDDVMEEFGKIDILINNAGITRDNLLLRMSREDWDQVMRINLDSVFNLTKAVIKPMMKAKSGSIVNMTSVVGISGNAGQSNYAASKAGVIGFTKSIALELGSRNIRCNAIAPGFTETEMTADLDEKTLQAWRERIPMKRAGQTSDVANACIFLGSEMSSYITGQTLNVDGGMLT
- a CDS encoding GMP reductase, with translation MRIEYDIKLGFKDVMFRPKRSTLKSRSEVDLEREFTFRHTKKKWRGVPLIAANMDTVGTFEMAVELAKDKIITAIHKHYTPEEWSQFLDSQPESIYQYIALSTGTGKADEEKLRLILEKHPKIEFLCIDVANGYSEHFVGFVKKARANFPDKIIMAGNVVTGEMVEELLLVGADIIKVGIGPGSVCTTRVKTGVGYPQLSAIIECSDAAHGLGGHIIADGGCKVPGDVAKAFGGGADFVMLGGMFAGHDESGGEIIEENGKKFRLFYGMSSKTAMDKHSGGVAEYRASEGKTVKAAYKGPVSETVKDILGGVRSTCTYVGASKLKELSKRTTFIRVQEQENQIFKD
- a CDS encoding GNAT family N-acetyltransferase; protein product: MYEKLDNPVYHSLNEYHEKFCFNFGDTKFYNPEVASFGGAAIVSKEKDITDYAEICNDFLIFGAKPDPGNLKTDLSLLVCDQYILENPVQMDLTEEIIELKDENQDELLEFVMKFYPHYFKPRTPELGRYFGIFKDRKLVAVTGERMQMNDMTEVSAVITDTNHLGKGLAKQLVTFVSGKIFEDGKTPFLHVAESNTGAKVLYEKLGFMHRGKINLWGMKR
- the surE gene encoding 5'/3'-nucleotidase SurE, with product MERPLILVTNDDGITAPGIRNLIQFMNEIGEVIVVAPNSPQSGKGHAITINSTLSYEEVTLDGPQTDFSCSGTPVDCVKMALDKILTRRPDIVVSGINHGANSSINVIYSGTMSAAVEAGVEGIPAIGFSLLDFSWEADFTQAKQHIQNIVRRTLENPMPKGIVLNVNIPKLTTGEIKGVKVCKQANAKWEESFDERVNPHGKKYYWLTGYFNNMDDSEDADETALANGYISIVPVKFDLTAYEYMKTLEEVMNFD